In the Chroococcidiopsis sp. TS-821 genome, one interval contains:
- a CDS encoding DUF4258 domain-containing protein: protein MDTLIVEIRCKFAEEQFEFSKHAVDQSILRQIRVQEIREAIANGQVIEDYPEDKYGPSCLICGLTQAQRPIHVQCSYPSRSLIKIITVYEPDTQRWNNDFTQRRRSDNDN from the coding sequence ATGGACACGCTGATTGTAGAAATACGTTGTAAATTTGCTGAAGAGCAGTTTGAGTTTTCTAAACATGCTGTTGACCAATCCATCTTGCGGCAAATTCGAGTTCAAGAAATTAGGGAGGCAATTGCGAACGGTCAAGTAATTGAAGACTACCCAGAAGACAAGTATGGACCGAGTTGCCTAATTTGCGGTTTGACACAAGCACAACGTCCTATTCATGTTCAGTGTAGTTATCCCTCTCGTTCACTCATCAAAATCATTACAGTGTACGAACCTGATACCCAAAGATGGAATAACGACTTTACTCAAAGGAGACGTAGTGACAATGACAACTGA